The DNA sequence accatcaactcctcgggtaccacatataactttgtcaaagatctctgacaaagtttaggcacgagaatttcgaagttccagctaccctactattacccataagggtaaaggaacagcaccactgcttgacaactggaaagtccctatgtgtgtcgacctccgggttttgcggcaagacaggttggcaagaacgtccaacctttactcacattcgagaaaagactcccaacataattactttctaaaaaaccggagtagcaccgctttccgaatctcgagagtcagatcctcgacgggattgcttgttcgaaaaccgaagaggcacaactctcagaacttcgagagccagatttccttagataaagcttgtctgtaatcttcacacgtaacatcagctttccagataccacataccactttttcaaagtgctctgacaaaattaaaacacgtgaagctggcagctcccactacattgctgtgaccaagaagggtaaaggaatagcattactacttgttattgggaaatccctatatacattgaactccctcctcaacggacaggcaaacctgcaaaaatgctcaaccctttctcgcattcgaaaaggcaccctcaacataacctctcgaaatactcagctttatttccccccgataatacctcagcaaataagccacaccaagaacaagagtatctcatatcatcagggtcgaaagcaagagtatctcatatcatgctttctccctatctttgtctttgtccttgtccacacctgcaggacaaggagaaagagagcagtcagtcggaacctgaaatcaaacctccaatttggaactgactgcctggagcctttgcctggttgcttacttagcattgctctcgagtactcatcctcaactgttgtcaaggtcacgaattccaccggcaaatacctcatgacagttgatcagatattggctctttacactgaagctgccaagcgtggatgagtcactatgaaggaatgttctgaaggaccatttaaatgcaaaggttgcacaccacttctgccatgcaaaagattgaagcagaaggttcaacggtgagctgaaacagatcactacagcacgacacctttccataccacattcattattccgtcaacagcaaaagtatcccatatcatcaaggtcgaacgtactctagatttgatggacttgttttgaccctcaaatttttgagtcggccttatactctgaagggcaccagaaaaccctccagcacagttcaagaataagcctgtggaaagttacttcttcaaaagcaaaagtatctcatatcatctcttatccatttgcttctccttatcctggcagttgaatgagagacaaggagaatgagaacaatcaaccggaagccgacgtcaaacctctgatcctgggttgcttacttggaagtttgactgcttaccttgtctgtcacctctttcggcagatctcctagctcggcgacttgggggactcctactatagggtttgtatcacacttgactaagcccgaaactacaactaagcttcaagtgaaattgatacattaccttgtgcgtcaacatcagctaagtacaccattcccggatggaggaaaggtacttccagagaagggcagatgaagatcagaccacacttcagtacttagaagtttcgtgattactcaagggattggatcttgcaagtccccaaccgaggagtttccctcactcgggaacttaggggagcactgtttgtaccatacttgaccaatcccgaaactaccgagcaccggccaacgctatactgtcaaggacccagaagagttcccctccgaccaggaggccaatcactactcgacacgtgtcaagattagaagccaatcagagcgcagcacgtgtcgacatcaagaaccaatcacaacatgacacatgtcaatgtgacaaagctacaagtttttctataaataggggtcattcccccacaatattgcctaatgccattttgtgttaaatcattcacaagaactcactaaattgagagcttgatcctttgtacttgtgtaagcccttcactactaataagaactcctctactccgtggacgtagccaatctgggtgaaccacgtacatcctgtgtttgcttctctgtctctattcatttacgtacttatcctcactagtgactgaagcaaccaagcaaccaagcgaaggtcacaaaacctgacactttctgttgtaccaaagtcctcgctgattttgtgcatcaacaaaaatgaTCAGCTGGTGGCTTCCTCACGACAATCCCTCATTTCAAGGGCTAGTAAGACTCATAAAGACATTTCATTCTTTCTCTAGTCACTATCGTATGATTCACCGACGCCAAGAATCGAAATCAAGATGTGCCATATGAAATCGGGTATGTATTCATCCCTAGCCTCTGAGCTGCCGCGTAGTGATTAAGAGTAATCAATTTTGTGCTCTAAATATCATTACTCAATGACTTATGACACACGCCATCTAATCAGTTTAATATTTACTCAAACGTTAATTCCTTTATTTGAATCTTGTATGTGCAAATCGACATCTCTACATAAGGGAGCCAGATTGTATGTCGTCTCATTACCATGTCCTTCCCATCCCCTCCTATATTGTGCGGTTACGGTTAAGTCATATTAatttttacattgatttttttatatagataataaaacatgttgacgtggcttaaccgtgaccgcataaATAAGAGGAGATATGAAGGGCATGGTAAAAGAAGGGCAAACAATCTGCCTACCTACATAAGAGGCACTTAGACCGTTAGACGGTTTGACCAAAACAGGCTATAAAATTGGGCTGGGTAAATGAAAGACAGGCCCAATACGACCTCCAGAATTTGGGCCCAATAATCAAGAAATCGCAGGAGGCGGGAAGGAAAGGCCTGAAGAAAACAATTACGCGCGCACTTGTCTAATCTAATTAATAGCTGGAGCCCCAATACAATCACTAAACACAGCATTTCTCCATTTTTGTTGACaatctattttttgtttttctctcaagagatttatttatatattgttctgtgaacaattttttttccattaaaaataatatatttatatgattaaaacaataaaataataaatttataaagATATTTGAACAAGTCgcatattaaaattatcaaaatgaaGTAAAGATCAGTAAATAGTGAATTACCATAATAGTTAAGATCTTTTATTCAACTTATTTTCTTCGGATTGAAACGTTAATTTATCCTTTTAGCCGAACTTCTcttattcttaaaaaaaaatatatcattacatataaaagaaatttaaacttaaattgCACAGTAAATTTATCATGATAATATAGTACGGAACTTACAAATCACAATTCACGAAAATAACACTTAAAATCTTTTAACTTGCAGGCAGTTAAATACTGAATTAGTGATAATATATGTCGTAATCTACAATCTGAAAAGCAAACACCCTCCACTGGTAATCTCTCTGACTCTGACCGATTGAAATATAAAATATCTTTCAGATTTCAGAAATATCTGTTGATTGCACCAAAGCAGGTGAGTCACGGACAGAGCGAGTGAGGGCTTTGAAGAGGAAGCACAAAGAGACAAACCCTCACGGAATTTCGAGTTTATTGGCGGATTCGCCGAAACAGGTCATTGGATTCATCTCTCTGCATATTTTAATCTCCCCCCATTTCtccatcttctttttcttcctcctctgtCACCTTGTCGCAGCCTTCCAGGGCTTCCTGCTGTAATCTTCAACTTCTGCATTTTTCCCTCCATTTTAATCGCtgagtttgctttattattgggtttaatttgcaaattaattAGCTTgatcttatattttttttatctctgtgatttttaattttgtagGGAGCAAAAGCAGGAGGGGTTTTGATTGTTGATGACGTACTACTACAGTGAAAAAAGCCATGGAATTTTTACCCAAAAAGGACTTTCCGGTGAACCCAAAAGACTACAAACTGTACGAAGAAGTCGGTCAGGGCGTGAGCGCCACCGTCTACAGAGCTCTCTGCATCCCACTTAATCAAACCGTCGCCATCAAAGTCCTCGACCTTGAGAAATGCAGGAACGACTTGGTATTTTTCATTCCCCACTCCTTCAACTTCCCTTTCcattttatggttttttatCTTGCACACTTCCCcccgttttgttgtaaattgcaATTTTCACCCTGCATCCACAGGACGCTATTCGGAGAGAAGTGCAGACCATGATCCTGCTTGACCATCCGAATCTGCTCAAGGCTCACTGCTCTTTCACTGCCGGCAGTAGCCTCTGGATCGTCACGCCTTACATGGCCTCTGGTTCGTGTCTTCACATCATGAAATCTGCCCACCCTGATGGTTTTGAGCAGCCCGTTATTGCTACATTGTTGTATGCGGTTCTCAAAGCCCTTGCTTATCTGCATTGCCATGGACACATTCATAGAGATGTTAAGGTACGTTAATATTACTCAGCCTTGTATTTGTGTTATGGTGTTTTCTGGACTCTCCGTTACCTTTTGGATGTAGCTTACTACTATTTGCATATCGGTGCAAAATGTTAAATACAAGTGTTGCTATCTGTACATTTAGGGCTAGCCATGAGTAGTTGTATTGGTGTATTGTAGATTACTAGATTTGATCATCCATATGTTTGATTGCATTTATTATCCGTCCATGTATGTATTTATATTTTCTCTACAAAGCCGACTTGACCAAATGTGTCTTATTAAAGCTTTTTAACCCTATTATTTACAGGCTGGTAATATACTGGTTGATACAAAAGGTGCAGTTAAGTTAGCAGACTTTGGAGTTTCAGCGAGCTTGTTCGACACTGGCCATAGACAACATACAAGAAAAACGTTTGTTGGAACTCCTTGCTGGTGATGGCCTGGACCTTCTCTATCTACATATTGTCTATTGACTATTTCAAAAATATATAATGTTCGAGTTGGTCTTCGAACTCCTTGCATTTCATATTTAACAGTCCTTTTTTTTCACAGGATGGCTCCGGAAGTTATGCAGCAATTGCATGGATATGACTTTAAGTGAGTGGTTGATTTGTTTACAGTTGGTCATGGAAGAATACTTATTGACTTGTGTATATTTGATAATCTTGAATTTCATTTCTTTAAGCTTTGTCTAACTTTAACTTGTCGTTCAAATCCTCGTGGGGTCTGTTATTCGTATCCAAACAGAGCAGACATCTGGTCTTTTGGGATAACAGCACTGGAACTTGCTCATGGTCATGCTCCATTTTCCAAGTACccaccaatgaaggtaaatttCATTACTCTTCGTAGTTAGATTGCATGGGACGGGACATGGAGCTACTGAATTTTTcgtaaaattaaaatcaaacatTACAAAATTCTTGCTGAGATCGTGTTTGTGTGCATGCACATTTGTTAAACAcctttttgtgttatttttatttatggtaATTGACATGGTCATGGTTATATTATTTATTCACAAAACATAGCTCAAAATAGTGCCTTTCTTTTTTTGAGGAAATCATTGTTTTTATTAACTTTTGGTATGTGGTATCCCTATTATTATTGCCCTTGTAGGTTTTGTTAATGACCTTACAGAATGCTCCTCCTGGCCTTGACTATGAGAGGGACAAGAAATTTTCAAAGGTGTGACTCCAGTAATAATCTTTATATATGGTCACTATTTTTACAACCTGCTCTGAAATCAATTTTCACCTGTAGTCATTTAAAGAGATAGTAGCTGCCTGCTTAGTTAAGGATCCGAAGAAGCGTCCTACTGCGGAAAAGCTCTTGAATCACCGTTTCTTCAAACATGTGCATTCAAAGGAGCTTATAGCAGGGTCAATTCTTAATGGTCTTTCTCCCCTTGGAGATCGTTTTAGGATGTTGAAGGTTGGCATTCCATTTCAGACTTGTATGGCTTTCATAAAGTTTACTATTCTGTACTCTGTAGTCTTTCTATATTGCATGTTTTTATGTGCCTTCTTTTTATCAGGAAAAAGAGGCTGAGTTCTTTGCACAAAGCGAGTCTTTTTATGGTGACAAAGACCATTTATCACAGGTAATGactaatattattttgcaacaGTTCTTttacaaaagttcaaaatgttatataattatttttttgtttcttttaaattcaaattttatatatGATTTGAAATATTCTTTATTGCAGCAAGAGTATATACGAGGGATCAGTGCATGGAATTTTGATCTAGATGATTTGAAACGACAGGCTGCTATTGTGAGTAGATCATTTCTAGATATGTATATGTCTTTCTTTTTACTTTGCAGAACAGTCTGCAAGAGGCTAAGAGTTGTTGATTGCATAACTTAAGGTGATTCATACTCAGATAAATACTATTTTCTGCTTTTAGATTCAAGATGATGATGGCATCACCATTGCTGAAAACCAAGACTGGAGCTGCAAACAGAATGGTGGATTTGGTAAATCAGCTGGTCTAACAGAAAGGTGTGAGGGGGAAAGGCAATCGCAAATTGTTTAATTCTGCATAATCTACTCTCTTAAGAATTATTAATACTGTGCTAATTTGTGTTCAGAGATCCCATTAATGTACATGTAGATAGTTTCAATTGTAGTAGATCGATATGGAAAGATTCTGGCCTCGgggaaattgaagaaattgctGATTTATCACCATCAGGACAAGGAAAAAAGAGTAGctattttggagttgatttggaAAGAATAGTACCTTCCTCAAAAACTGATCATTCCCCTTCTGTCAGTGGTGATGAGGAGGGCAGGCAAGTTCAGAACTCTTGTtacttttaatatttttcttgtttcaaagtaaATTTTCATCATCTCCATAAATTTTCCAGTTAGTGATACTTCCACTGCTTGGTTGTGTTTATGAAGCCTTTGCTTGATTACTTCTTCATGCACCTCAAGTGAATGTAACTTGTTTCAGATACATCTCAAGTCAATGTAACTTGTATCAAATGCTTGTACACGTAGGTTGGAAACATCACATGCTAAACTTCCTTTTCCCCTTCTACATGGATGTGTGTTTCGTGCATTCATCATGTGGACgagtttaataatttaaagtttgatttccttttttgttgttttccCATGATATTGGAGAAAACTAGTTCAGTATCTGGATTTTGTTAACCGAGGGATTCCTCAAATGCAGTGATCACTTGGAACATCATCAGAAGAGAGATGGTAGTTGTTCTTCatatggtatatatatttcGCTATCTATATCATCAGTTCACATCCTTATTGAAATTGAATGTTTCTTTGTCATAACATAAGAAAAATTCTTATCAATTTTATCTGGGGTTAACAGAGACCACATCAGATGACCAAGGGTTGCAAGGGCGATGCAGTAGTACGATCCCATATTCCAGTCCTAAGGTATGCTGTTCTATAACATTCAGTGCAATAAGTTATCATGGAACATGAGTTATCTTTTAACAATCTACATGCAGATGATTAAGAAAAACCGATGCTTTACTAAGCATCTGAAAACTTTTAACTTGCTTTCTATAAGCGTTTCTTACTGTAAACCTTAAATAAATCATCTTCTCTTCCTctaaatttcaaattgattgaataattgtttggttttgggATTGTTATGAAGCACTGGCACTTATGCCATAATTCTTATTGGTGTTTCCCTTCAGGACACTCCAAACGACTTTACTATCTCTTCTGTGATTGGTACATCCGCTTCCATTATTCCTGCGCTCCATTATATTTTGCAGAAAAATGCCATGCAAAAGGTGCACAGTGAAACCTTTTCTTTCATTTACTTGAGAAATTATGTGTTGGTCTTCTTACTATTTTTGCAATTCTGACAGGAAGAAACAATGAGATTGATTGAAATTGTAGATCAAATCACTGGTGATTCTCTTGTTATTTATCTGTAGTATTTTAAGATTTTTACTTATGTTTAAAATCGACTCTCTTGTGTAtgttaatatattttctttaattttctcgATGACAGGCAATCATACGGAAATCACAGAGGCAGTAACCCGTAATAAGCACCTGCAGGTATTAGATCTTCATTTGGCTTCTAAACCTATGCATTATAGCTAACTGGTTAAAAATCGGGTGCAATGGTATTCAAACTTCAGTTGGATACACAAATCAAACGAAGTCTAGTCTGCAGTTTGTATACTCCAGAGTCCAGACATACTTATATTGATTATCTTGTACTGTTGCAGATGTGTACGGTTTCTGCAAGAGAGAGAGTCTTAGAATCCCGTGTGATTAGTATTCGACAAAGGTGCGCGATATTTCTTCTATTATTTCCAAGAAGCATGCTCCATTCAATAATCTAATCTTTTTTGATAATCTTATCAGAATTGACAAACTTGTCGAAGAGTTGCGGAtacagaaaacaaagaatgccgAGGTTTGTACCCATTACCGGACTTCCCCTGGTTGTTTACGCGCACCTTCTGTTAATATGCTTTTCCAATACGGATGCCTGAGTAGCAGATCTGAATTGGAGATAGGATGTATTTAGGTTGTTAGTTTTGGAAAAAAACTGTGTTTTCGATAATAACAGCGTGGGAAGATGTTTAAAACCCTAATCATTGTTTGTATTGATCttagttttgtttcttttacaCAGCTGGAGAGGCGATTAAGTGCTTTGGCTGATAAGAAGTAGGAGTTGTCGAGCCTTCTTTCCATATTCAAGAGGATTTACATTTGTTCTTGTTAGGAAAACAAAACTTCGCGTTGTATATCGGTGAGGGCATACGTCATTGTAATTATAAAAACTCATTTGTAAACTAGCTTTGGTCCTACTTAACCCATTCAGCTTGTTTGAACAGTCAATATATCTGGCCTTCAACTATGGAAATGAGATAAGTTATACAATTGCACATCAACTTTTTtgactttttcaaaatttgtacAATCTCGCCTTGGACAAAAGAGTGCAACCACCATCCTTATCTCACTAAGTGGCGTTAGCTGTGTGAATCATAGAACGTCATTGTGCTCGGTTTTGTGACAAGTattttatcttcatttttaGCTTCAGTTCTTAATTGGTTTTTGCTTTCTACCCTCAtctcccttctctttcttcctgTGAAAGGCAACCaattctcattttattttttttatgcttgCTGATCAAGCAATTGATTGATATTCTCAGCCGGCCAAAGGCGACAAAAAAAGTCAAACACAAAAATCGGCCGCTATAATTCAAAGTCGGTCACTGCTACATAGGAAGAAACAACCAGAAACCACCAATTTTGAGAACAAATCTGTATATTTCGATTTCGCAATGAAGAAGGAAACCGGCTTGAATTTTGCTAATATTCGACatttggaaaaacaaaaaacctgtGGGTAGTTGTCTGTCTAAATCATCTCTAAATCTGTGTATCCAAAAGGAAAGCCCTAAGGGTTGTTCAACAAACAACTACACCAACAACGTCATGCATTTGCCCCGGCATCAGTCTGCCTCTTGACAGATTTGATCACTCCAATCAACAGCCTGTCACCGGCAATCTGCCTCACTCTCTGTATCAGCTGCGGGCGCGTTATCTTGTTCGCCTGCAAAATCCATCGAACACACATATGCACAATGAATAACCGGAGAGTTCGAAATTAGGCGTTGCCATTCATGAAAATTGAACATGCGAAAcagaaaattccataaaaactTACTCTGAATTTGTTGTGACAAACAACGAGCAACTGCATTTTCGTCGGAGGCAAGAACTTTGAGAGAATGGACAGCAGAGCAGGGAAGCTCATCCATGGAGACGTGGGGGGTGGTCTCAAAGCACTCCGCTGCATTGTTGGAACACCTGAAACAACTGAACATACAAAACCAGAGTCAAATCTCATTTCGGAAAACCGAAATCTCCATCAAACAACCAAAAGAAAGAACAGAAACCAAATCACCAATTCGAATTTCGACTTGCGCTACTAACCATTTGGGAGAGTACTAGGAGCCTTGAAGCTGATCAAATAGCAAGGGTATACGTGAGAGTTCATGATAGCACTCCAAACAACATATCTTCTTGGATTGACCAAATTGTCCACTCCAGTGTCCACCTCCTGGGAGCTTGGTTGTGATTGCTTCGACCCCGGCGCCACCATTTCCGCCTTCCCCAATATCACACGGCACAGCAAGATGTGCTTCAGCCCACTTTCATCAACAACCGACGACAATGCCCTACCCAAACGCTCAATACAACCCATCAATTCTTCGATAAAAATGAAACATTTCGATTTCAAAGATATCAAATTTCTCAAagatcaaaacacaaacaagaAATGggtacaaatgaaaaaaaactcACCCATCACATGTAAATTTGGCAGGAATCATATGAACACCGACACCGTACGACACTTCATTTGGAGCAGGCTCCCTGCACCGACTGAACCCATGGACCAAAACATCACAAAGTTCCTCCTTCGATCCGCCGTACCAACCGTACTTAACGTTGGCGTTCCCGCCGCATTTCCGAGCCACCGCCTGAGTGAAAATCTTAAACGACTCGAACCTCGCCCTCCTCGTCGGATCGGAGCTCAAGTTCTTGTGCACCGCCACAATATTCGTGTCCCTCCCGGCCAAATCCATGCCCAAAACAAAGCTCTTCCTGATGATCTCGTGCTCGAAACTCTCGTCGTCCACCCGGACCATCCCGCTCCGGGTGAAAACCCCAAACCGACCCGAAACTGAGTCGTTCGAATCGCCCCCATCAGACCCAGCATCCAGAATTTCTTCGTCATTATCAATAGTCATCGAGATTTGGTCTTCGAATTCAAACTGATCGGTCGACATCGCTGCTAAACTTACGAATTAAGCGACCGGATCAGcgagaaattgaaagaaaaataactaCAAACAACTCTGTatacaaaattaaccaaaaaaatccagAAGCAAGAAACGGTTCAAGATCTGAGAATCCGGGACCAAATGGATGAGGAAAGGTTAAACTGTGGACATATTTATCGGAGGCACTTCGGAGATTCGTGGCGGTTTAGAGTGTAGCCGTGCCGCTGTGCATTAAGGCGGTGGGAACTTTTCGTGGCCTCTAGAAAATAGGATTTTGAACTGTATGGATTGTCTAATTTGCCCCTGTACAAATTAGGTATGCCGCCCGAGAAGTGACCGTTGTGCGGACCGTTGATGGGGATATTTTAGGTATCTGGGGGATTGGTGGGAGGGTGGTTTGGTAATTTCTGGAATTTAATGCCGGTCATGCGGGACGTGGGTTGTTTCATCCGTTTACTTTCGAAGCAAGTTTTCCTACTCAGATTTGGATTTGGTTTCCAATTCGAATaagaaaatatttaataaaatttaatataaataagaGTTTATATTTAGAGTGTGCGAAGCGAAATTATATTTACACCTTCCAAATtacttttttcacatttttttaattttttaatattttctacacatcACTagcatttgataaaaaaaatattaaaatattaaaagagtgtgagaggagagatttttcaatgtgaccgtcaCACAATGTGGTACACTACATGTCCCTATATAAATGAtgagttatgtgtgttaaaaggttaataactttaaaattaaaattttccaacaCTTGCGTAAAAACACATATGGTATATCATCCGTGtttccgtcacaactaaaaatttctcgtgtGAGATAAGTAATTTGAGTGTAATGATGTGATGCACATTTAGATTGCTAAGGACAATCTCTCCCAAATTCGCCCATTGTTCTACAAGTTCTCCTTGGCAATATGGCGCTGGGTTTTATTTTGGCAATGTAACTTCGATTCGTAAGAACAGTCATATTACATTTTAGTGACGTGAGTTTATTGGTTTCTCTATGCTATTTTTCTTaagtttttttatctttttaaagTTGTTGCTTTTGCAGTCCCATTAATACTTATCATTGATGTTGCTATGTACATTCTTAAATTCTTACTATAATCTTGATTTGATAATTAGTGTTTTTGAGACACGTAATAAGATACCCATTTGAGATCCCATAATTCGTGGATATTACCATTCACAAGTACAATTTTTGTAGCAAATGGGTGGTGCTGCATACACTaaattcatacaacaaattat is a window from the Malus domestica chromosome 16, GDT2T_hap1 genome containing:
- the LOC103403015 gene encoding serine/threonine-protein kinase BLUS1-like isoform X1, which translates into the protein MEFLPKKDFPVNPKDYKLYEEVGQGVSATVYRALCIPLNQTVAIKVLDLEKCRNDLDAIRREVQTMILLDHPNLLKAHCSFTAGSSLWIVTPYMASGSCLHIMKSAHPDGFEQPVIATLLYAVLKALAYLHCHGHIHRDVKAGNILVDTKGAVKLADFGVSASLFDTGHRQHTRKTFVGTPCWMAPEVMQQLHGYDFKADIWSFGITALELAHGHAPFSKYPPMKVLLMTLQNAPPGLDYERDKKFSKSFKEIVAACLVKDPKKRPTAEKLLNHRFFKHVHSKELIAGSILNGLSPLGDRFRMLKEKEAEFFAQSESFYGDKDHLSQQEYIRGISAWNFDLDDLKRQAAIIQDDDGITIAENQDWSCKQNGGFGKSAGLTERDPINVHVDSFNCSRSIWKDSGLGEIEEIADLSPSGQGKKSSYFGVDLERIVPSSKTDHSPSVSGDEEGSDHLEHHQKRDGSCSSYETTSDDQGLQGRCSSTIPYSSPKDTPNDFTISSVIGTSASIIPALHYILQKNAMQKEETMRLIEIVDQITGNHTEITEAVTRNKHLQMCTVSARERVLESRVISIRQRIDKLVEELRIQKTKNAELERRLSALADKK
- the LOC103403015 gene encoding serine/threonine-protein kinase BLUS1-like isoform X2 — protein: MEFLPKKDFPVNPKDYKLYEEVGQGVSATVYRALCIPLNQTVAIKVLDLEKCRNDLDAIRREVQTMILLDHPNLLKAHCSFTAGSSLWIVTPYMASGSCLHIMKSAHPDGFEQPVIATLLYAVLKALAYLHCHGHIHRDVKAGNILVDTKGAVKLADFGVSASLFDTGHRQHTRKTFVGTPCWMAPEVMQQLHGYDFKADIWSFGITALELAHGHAPFSKYPPMKVLLMTLQNAPPGLDYERDKKFSKSFKEIVAACLVKDPKKRPTAEKLLNHRFFKHVHSKELIAGSILNGLSPLGDRFRMLKEKEAEFFAQSESFYGDKDHLSQQEYIRGISAWNFDLDDLKRQAAIIQDDDGITIAENQDWSCKQNGGFGKSAGLTESFNCSRSIWKDSGLGEIEEIADLSPSGQGKKSSYFGVDLERIVPSSKTDHSPSVSGDEEGSDHLEHHQKRDGSCSSYETTSDDQGLQGRCSSTIPYSSPKDTPNDFTISSVIGTSASIIPALHYILQKNAMQKEETMRLIEIVDQITGNHTEITEAVTRNKHLQMCTVSARERVLESRVISIRQRIDKLVEELRIQKTKNAELERRLSALADKK
- the LOC103403015 gene encoding serine/threonine-protein kinase BLUS1-like isoform X4, whose product is MEFLPKKDFPVNPKDYKLYEEVGQGVSATVYRALCIPLNQTVAIKVLDLEKCRNDLDAIRREVQTMILLDHPNLLKAHCSFTAGSSLWIVTPYMASGSCLHIMKSAHPDGFEQPVIATLLYAVLKALAYLHCHGHIHRDVKAGNILVDTKGAVKLADFGVSASLFDTGHRQHTRKTFVGTPCWMAPEVMQQLHGYDFKADIWSFGITALELAHGHAPFSKYPPMKVLLMTLQNAPPGLDYERDKKFSKSFKEIVAACLVKDPKKRPTAEKLLNHRFFKHVHSKELIAGSILNGLSPLGDRFRMLKEKEAEFFAQSESFYGDKDHLSQQEYIRGISAWNFDLDDLKRQAAIIQDDDGITIAENQDWSCKQNGGFGKSAGLTERSIWKDSGLGEIEEIADLSPSGQGKKSSYFGVDLERIVPSSKTDHSPSVSGDEEGSDHLEHHQKRDGSCSSYETTSDDQGLQGRCSSTIPYSSPKDTPNDFTISSVIGTSASIIPALHYILQKNAMQKEETMRLIEIVDQITGNHTEITEAVTRNKHLQMCTVSARERVLESRVISIRQRIDKLVEELRIQKTKNAELERRLSALADKK
- the LOC103403015 gene encoding serine/threonine-protein kinase BLUS1-like isoform X3; translated protein: MEFLPKKDFPVNPKDYKLYEEVGQGVSATVYRALCIPLNQTVAIKVLDLEKCRNDLDAIRREVQTMILLDHPNLLKAHCSFTAGSSLWIVTPYMASGSCLHIMKSAHPDGFEQPVIATLLYAVLKALAYLHCHGHIHRDVKAGNILVDTKGAVKLADFGVSASLFDTGHRQHTRKTFVGTPCWMAPEVMQQLHGYDFKADIWSFGITALELAHGHAPFSKYPPMKVLLMTLQNAPPGLDYERDKKFSKSFKEIVAACLVKDPKKRPTAEKLLNHRFFKHVHSKELIAGSILNGLSPLGDRFRMLKEKEAEFFAQSESFYGDKDHLSQQEYIRGISAWNFDLDDLKRQAAIIQDDDGITIAENQDWSCKQNGGFGKSAGLTESRSIWKDSGLGEIEEIADLSPSGQGKKSSYFGVDLERIVPSSKTDHSPSVSGDEEGSDHLEHHQKRDGSCSSYETTSDDQGLQGRCSSTIPYSSPKDTPNDFTISSVIGTSASIIPALHYILQKNAMQKEETMRLIEIVDQITGNHTEITEAVTRNKHLQMCTVSARERVLESRVISIRQRIDKLVEELRIQKTKNAELERRLSALADKK
- the LOC103403016 gene encoding probable inactive poly [ADP-ribose] polymerase SRO2 encodes the protein MSTDQFEFEDQISMTIDNDEEILDAGSDGGDSNDSVSGRFGVFTRSGMVRVDDESFEHEIIRKSFVLGMDLAGRDTNIVAVHKNLSSDPTRRARFESFKIFTQAVARKCGGNANVKYGWYGGSKEELCDVLVHGFSRCREPAPNEVSYGVGVHMIPAKFTCDGALSSVVDESGLKHILLCRVILGKAEMVAPGSKQSQPSSQEVDTGVDNLVNPRRYVVWSAIMNSHVYPCYLISFKAPSTLPNVVSGVPTMQRSALRPPPTSPWMSFPALLSILSKFLPPTKMQLLVVCHNKFRANKITRPQLIQRVRQIAGDRLLIGVIKSVKRQTDAGANA